The genomic DNA TACAGATAACGTAGCTAAATATTCTGAATTATTAGAAAATGTTCAGGATCAATTAGATGTAGTAGCTGGAGAAAGAAAAGTAAGTTTTTATGAAAAAGAATACCAAGGAGTAATTTCTTCTTTAACTTCTTTAAGAAATGACTTACAAAAATCTATAACTGCAAACCAAAAAGTTGTAGATGCTTACGAAGAGTTTAGTGCTATAGTAGGAAATTAATTAATTTTTTATATTTATAACAGATACTCCTCCACATAGGAGTATCTTTTAAGTTATATATATGCGGGAAAGTTAAAAAAGAAGAAAAGTATTTATAGAAAGGAAGATCTATGGATAACGCAAAAGATTTTATATCTTTAACGGAAAAAGAAATAGAAAAATATAAAAGCAGACCTAATGAAATAGCTCAGGTGCTGGTAGATAAAGCTTTGTTATATGAAGCAAAACAGGCTGAAAGAACAGAAGCAGAATTAAAAGAAATGGATTTCCTACAGGAAAATGCCCTTGTAAGATTTTATGTTCAAAAGAAACTGGATGGTACAGTGGCAGTTACAAATAACGAGATCCAAAGCTTTTATAATGCAAACAGAGGCTTGTTTGCAAACCAGAATGAGAGTAATTCTGATAATATAGCTGCACAGATCTATAACTTCTTAT from Sebaldella termitidis ATCC 33386 includes the following:
- a CDS encoding adhesion protein FadA is translated as MKKIVLTGLFIAASLSFAATATDIERQAAAIDQQIQVIENRTSQTLAAEQQKAEVATDNVAKYSELLENVQDQLDVVAGERKVSFYEKEYQGVISSLTSLRNDLQKSITANQKVVDAYEEFSAIVGN